The Ciona intestinalis unplaced genomic scaffold, KH HT000068.2, whole genome shotgun sequence genome contains a region encoding:
- the LOC101242203 gene encoding sushi, von Willebrand factor type A, EGF and pentraxin domain-containing protein 1 isoform X9, which translates to MWNPLAVVIVVCLLLLEVSAYPHCGVSHLSRRPCGRPAIDRFNCLQRGCCYDRNAVHINIRCYYKASTLSFGNQVIGPSTTPTSTPVTTQTTSAAPSASQLIMQSLALITSNGADYTTALALLAREILGTNVYSTIEFAQKYGDDYLLLQIISAAEGKSPPNQAKLLHHGGENGYPGSQVLSQCSPQNRNNTCGNPFYTTRSSCLRWNCCWDFASRSCYHSTNNIIYMRRRCPPGFTNPPKCIEINECLSNPCMNNGVCVDKINGYKCICPISPAGPNCEIYCATPQSPRNGAVTPVKQFYNANDIVRYSCNVGYDLFGRSENVCTRSGQWSTSTPHCLEACGKPTDIANGRYSPVLTPPYYKINQVVTYACDANYVLQGSPVIICQINGQFTQTRASCIPVVVKCSNPPALLNGQFISAIEYAVNAQVRYTCNTGYRLDNSDVITCQTSGQFTSLTAVCTKVCTTPPTLANGDFTVKNNANQYDINTVLTYTCNSGYRLDNSPTITCQASGQFTALTAVCTRVIKCTNPPALMNGLYSPQQNSYSVNDVITYTCNNGYKINNSPTITCQASGQFTALAATCTKVCSTPPTLANGDFTVKNNANQYDINTVLTYTCNSGYRLDNSPTATCQASGKFTALTAVCTKVCSTPPTLANGDFTVKNNANQYDINTVLTYTCNSGYRLDNSATVTCQASGQFTALTAVCTTVCLIPPPLPNGAYSPTRNPVIFNVNEIITYTCNANFKLKGSNTVRCETNGQYTTLAATCASDDKCGGPPLLTNGEYSPVKTPLEYNINENVVYTCNSGYRLDNSDTITCQAANQWSTLSAVCTKVCLTPPTLTHGSYTPVNNPLKYDINTVLTYTCGSGFLLENSDKITCTSTGQWSALAATCTRVCTAPPALANGDYSPKNNPVVYRIGDTVTYTCGSGYTLSSSATSTCQSTGQWVAPTATCVKVCLTPPSLTNGAYMPVTAEYAVHAVVTYTCNNGYKLENVNSISCPASGTWPALPTTCTRICSTPPTLANGDFTVKNNANQYDINTVLTYTCNGGYRLDNSPTITCQASGKFTALAATCTKVCSTPPTLANGDFTVKNNANQYDINTVLTYTCNSGYRLEKSPSITCQASGKFTSLGAVCTKVCTTPPTLANGDFTVKNNANQYDINTVLTYTCNSGYRLDNSPTATCQASGQFTKLTAVCTKVCSTPPTLTNGDFTVKNKANQYDINTVLTYTCNGGYRLDKSPTITCQASGKFTSLGAVCTRVCTTPPTLANGDFTVKNNANQYDINTVLTYTCNSGYRLEKSPTVTCQASGKFTSLAAVCTTVCSTPPTLANGRFTVKNNANQYDINTVLTYTCNSGYRLDNSATITCQASGQFTSLAATCTKVCSTPPTLANGDFTVKNNANQYDINTVLTYVCNSGYRLDNSATITCQASGKFTALAATCTKVCTTPPTLANGDFTVKNNANQYDINTVLTYTCNSGYRLDNSATVTCQASGQFTALAATCTKVCTTPPTLANGDFTVKNNANQYDINTVLTYTCNSGYRLDNSATVTCQASGQFTSLAATCTKVCSTPPTLANGDFTVKNNANQYDINTVLTYTCNSGYRLDNSATVTCQASGQFSSLAATCTKVCSTPPTLANGDFTVKNNANQYDINTILTYTCNSGYRLDNSATVTCQASGQFTSLAATCTKVCLAPPVLSNGEFTPINNPAYYNINSQVTYTCNSGYRLDNSPTITCQASGQFTALAATCTKVCLAPPTLTNGQFSPVNTPAQYDINAVLTYTCNAGYKLENSPTITCQSTGQFTALSATCTRVCTTPPTLANGDFTVKANQYDINTVLTYTCNSGYRLDNSATATCQASGQFTTLTAVCTKVCSTPPTLANGDFTVKNNANQYDINTVLTYTCNSGYRLDNSATVTCQASGQFTSLAAVCTKVCSTPPTLANGDFTVKNNANQYDINTVLTYTCNSGYRLDNSATITCQASGQFTSLAATCTRVCSTPPTLANGDFTVKANQYDINTVLTYTCNSGYRLDNSATVTCQASGQFTSLAATCTKVCSTPPTLANGDFTVKNNANQYDINTVLTYTCNSGYRLDNSATVTCQASGQFTSLAATCTKVCTTPPTLANGDFTVKNNANQYDINTVLTYTCNSGYRLDNSATVTCQASGQFTSLAATCTRVCLTPPTLANGDFTVKNNANQYDINTVLTYTCNSGYRLDNSATVTCQASGQFTALTAVCTRVCSTPPTLANGDFTVKNNANQYDINTVLTYTCNSGYRLDNSATITCQASGQFTAFTAVCTKVCTTPPTLANGDFTVKNNANQYDINTVLTYTCNSGYRLDNSATVTCQASGQFTSLAAVCTLICGEPPIPANGVYAVVKTPPIFNIGDQISYSCNNGFILQGTRVNTCFEHWFV; encoded by the exons ATGTGGAATCCATTGGcggttgttattgttgtgtgTTTATTACTATTAGAAGTTTCAGCTTACCCGCATTGTGGTGTCTCTCACTTATCACGAAGACCATGCGGTCGTCCAGCCATTGACCGGTTTAATTGCTTACAACG CGGTTGTTGCTACGACAGAAATGCGGTTCATATCAATATTCGGTGTTATTATAAAG CTTCAACGCTCTCTTTCGGCAACCAAGTGATCGGGCCTTCAACAACACCAACATCAACACCGGTTACAACCCAAACCACATCGGCGGCTCCATCCGCAAGCCAACTAATCATGCAATCCCTCGCCTTGATTACTTCTAACGGCGCTGATTACACGACGGCGCTCGCGTTACTGGCGAGAG AGATTCTTGGAACGAATGTTTACAGTACGATAGAGTTTGCTCAAAAGTATGGAGACGATTATCTACTCTTGCAAATAATCA GTGCAGCAGAAGGAAAATCTCCCCCCAACCAAGCCA AGTTATTGCACCACGGCGGCGAAAATGGATATCCAGGAAGTCAAGTTCTTTCCCAATGCAGTCCACAGAACCGGAATAATACTTGCGGTAATCCTTTCTACACAACCAG atcGAGTTGCCTGCGATGGAACTGTTGTTGGGACTTCGCTTCAAGAAGTTGCTACCATTCCACGAATAACA TTATTTACATGAGACGTCGATGTCCACCTGGTTTTACAAACCCACCAAAATGCATTG aaataaatgaatgtttgTCAAACCCATGTATGAACAACGGTGTGTGTGTGGACAAGATTAATGGATATAAATGTATCTGCCCAATCTCCCCTGCTGGTCCAAATTGTGAAATAt ATTGCGCTACACCCCAAAGTCCCAGAAATGGAGCTGTGACCCCAGTTAAGCAGTTTTACAACGCAAACGATATTGTAAGATATTCGTGTAATGTTGGATACGATTTATTTGGAAGATCAGAAAATGTTTGCACAAGAAGTGGGCAGTGGTCGACTTCAACACCCCACTGCTTGGAAG CTTGTGGCAAACCAACCGATATCGCAAATGGTCGATACTCTCCTGTATTAACCCCACCATACTACAAGATCAACCAAGTTGTAACATATGCTTGTGATGCAAACTATGTACTGCAAGGATCTCCTGTTATTATATGCCAGATAAATGGACAATTCACGCAAACACGAGCTTCTTGCATACCag ttgttGTAAAATGTAGCAACCCACCAGCATTGTTAAATGGACAGTTTATTTCTGCAATTGAATACGCTGTCAATGCACAAGTGAGGTATACTTGTAATACTGGTTATAGACTTGATAACAGCGATGTTATTACGTGTCAAACTAGTGGACAGTTCACTTCACTCACTGCTGTCTGTACTAAAg tttgtaCAACACCACCTACACTGGCCAATGGGGATTTTACTGTGAAGAATAATGCAAACCAATATGATATCAACACTGTATTAACATATACATGCAACAGTGGTTATCGACTGGATAACAGCCCAACAATTACATGTCAAGCTAGTGGACAATTTACTGCTTTAACTGCCGTTTGTACTAGAG TTATAAAATGCACCAACCCTCCTGCACTGATGAATGGACTATACAGCCCACAACAGAATTCATACAGTGTGAATGATGTTATCACGTACACTTGTAATAATGGGTACAAGATTAACAATAGTCCAACCATAACATGCCAAGCTAGTGGACAATTTACTGCACTTGCTGCCACTTGTACTAAAG tTTGTTCAACACCCCCTACACTGGCCAATGGAGATTTTACTGTGAAGAATAATGCAAACCAATATGATATCAACACTGTATTAACATATACATGCAACAGTGGTTATCGACTGGATAACAGTCCAACAGCAACATGTCAAGCTAGTGGAAAATTTACTGCTTTAACTGCTGTTTGTACAAAAG tttgttcAACACCACCTACACTGGCCAATGGAGATTTTACTGTGAAGAATAATGCAAACCAATATGATATCAACACTGTATTAACATATACATGCAACAGTGGTTATCGATTGGATAACAGTGCAACAGTAACATGTCAAGCTAGTGGACAATTTACTGCTTTAACTGCTGTTTGTACAACAG TTTGTTTGATCCCACCCCCATTACCCAATGGAGCATATTCACCAACCAGAAACCCTGTAATTTTTAATGTGAATGAAATCATTACATATACTTGTAATGCTAATTTCAAATTGAAAGGAAGCAACACAGTAAGATGTGAAACAAACGGTCAATACACGACACTTGCTGCTACTTGTGCTTCAG ATGATAAATGTGGAGGTCCACCTTTACTCACTAATGGTGAATACAGTCCTGTGAAGACCCCACTTGAATACAACATTAATGAGAATGTAGTTTATACATGCAACAGTGGTTATCGCTTGGATAACTCAGACACCATAACATGCCAAGCTGCAAATCAATGGTCAACATTATCCGCAGTTTGCACAAAAG TTTGTCTCACCCCTCCCACGCTGACACATGGTTCATACACCCCTGTAAACAATCCACTTAAGTATGATATCAACACGGTACTAACATATACTTGTGGAAGTGGATTTCTTCTTGAAAACAGCGACAAAATAACTTGTACATCCACTGGACAATGGTCCGCACTAGCTGCAACATGCACAAGGG TTTGCACAGCACCTCCGGCGCTTGCTAATGGAGACTATTCTCCAAAAAACAACCCAGTTGTTTATCGCATTGGTGATACTGTAACTTACACTTGTGGTAGTGGATACACTCTCAGCAGCAGTGCTACAagcacctgtcaatcaactgGCCAATGGGTGGCTCCTACAGCTACTTGTGTTAAAG TTTGTTTGACGCCACCTTCATTAACAAATGGAGCATACATGCCCGTCACTGCAGAGTATGCCGTACATGCTGTAGTCACCTACACTTGCAACAATGGATATAAATTAGAGAACGTTAATTCTATATCCTGCCCTGCTAGTGGAACTTGGCCAGCATTGCCAACTACATGCACTAGAA TTTGTTCAACACCACCTACACTGGCCAATGGAGATTTTACTGTGAAGAATAATGCAAACCAATATGATATCAACACTGTATTAACATATACATGCAACGGTGGTTATCGACTAGATAACAGTCCAACAATTACATGTCAAGCTAGTGGAAAATTTACTGCACTTGCGGCTACTTGTACTAAAG TCTGTTCAACACCACCTACACTGGCCAATGGAGATTTTACTGTGAAGAATAATGCAAACCAATATGATATCAACACTGTATTAACATATACATGCAACAGTGGTTATCGACTGGAAAAGAGTCCATCAATAACATGTCAAGCTAGTGGAAAATTTACTTCACTTGGAGCAGTTTGCACTAAAG tttGTACAACCCCACCTACACTGGCCAATGGAGATTTTACTGTGAAGAATAATGCAAACCAATATGATATCAACACTGTATTAACATATACatgcaacagtggttataGACTGGATAACAGTCCAACAGCAACATGTCAAGCTAGTGgacaatttacaaaattaactgCTGTATGTACTAAAG TCTGTTCAACACCACCTACACTTACCAATGGAGATTTTACTGTGAAGAATAAAGCAAACCAATATGATATCAACACTGTATTAACATATACATGCAACGGTGGTTATCGACTAGATAAGAGTCCAACAATAACATGTCAAGCTAGTGGAAAATTTACTTCACTTGGAGCAGTTTGTACACGTG TTTGTACAACCCCACCTACACTGGCCAATGGAGATTTTACTGTGAAGAATAATGCAAACCAATATGATATCAACACTGTATTAACATATACATGCAACAGTGGTTATCGACTGGAAAAGAGTCCAACAGTAACATGTCAAGCTAGTGGAAAATTTACTTCACTTGCAGCTGTTTGTACAACag TATGTTCAACGCCACCTACATTAGCCAATGGACGTTTTACTGTGAAGAATAATGCAAACCAATATGATATCAACACTGTATTAACATATACATGCAACAGTGGTTATCGATTGGATAACAGTGCAACAATAACATGTCAAGCTAGTGGCCAATTTACTTCGCTTGCAGCTACTTGTACTAAag TTTGTTCAACACCACCTACACTGGCCAATGGAGATTTTACTGTGAAGAACAATGCAAACCAATATGATATCAACACTGTATTAACATATGTATGCAACAGTGGTTATCGACTGGATAACAGTGCAACAATAACATGTCAAGCTAGTGGAAAATTTACTGCACTTGCAGCTACTTGTACAAAAG TTTGTACAACACCACCTACACTGGCCAATGGAGATTTTACTGTGAAGAATAATGCAAACCAATATGATATCAACACTGTATTAACATATACATGCAACAGTGGTTATCGATTGGATAACAGTGCAACAGTAACATGTCAAGCTAGTGGACAATTTACTGCATTAGCAGCTACTTGTACAAAAG TTTGTACAACACCACCTACACTGGCCAATGGAGATTTTACTGTGAAGAATAATGCAAACCAATATGATATCAACACTGTATTAACATATACATGCAACAGTGGTTATCGACTGGATAACAGTGCAACAGTAACATGTCAAGCTAGTGGACAATTTACTTCACTTGCAGCTACTTGTACTAAAG TTTGTTCAACACCACCTACACTGGCCAATGGAGATTTTACTGTGAAGAATAATGCAAACCAATATGATATCAACACTGTATTAACATATACATGCAACAGTGGTTATCGACTGGATAACAGTGCAACAGTAACATGTCAAGCTAGTGGACAATTTTCTTCACTTGCAGCTACTTGTACtaaag TTTGTTCAACACCACCTACACTGGCCAATGGAGATTTTACTGTGAAGAATAATGCAAATCAATATGATATCAACACTATATTAACATATACATGCAACAGTGGTTATCGACTGGATAACAGTGCAACAGTAACATGTCAAGCTAGTGGTCAATTTACTTCACTTGCAGCTACTTGTACGAAAG TTTGTCTTGCACCTCCTGTCCTGAGTAATGGAGAGTTTACTCCGATTAACAATCCTGCATATTATAACATTAACTCgcaagttacatatacatgCAACAGTGGTTATCGACTAGATAACAGTCCAACAATAACATGTCAAGCTAGTGGACAATTTACTGCTCTTGCTGCAACTTGTACTAAAG TATGCTTGGCACCACCCACTTTGACAAATGGACAGTTCAGTCCTGTGAATACACCAGCTCAATATGATATCAATGCTGTGCTAACCTACACATGCAACGCCGGGTATAAACTGGAAAACTCACCCACCATAACATGCCAAAGCACTGGGCAGTTCACTGCACTATCAGCTACTTGTACAAGAG TATGTACAACACCACCTACACTGGCCAATGGAGATTTTACTGTGAAGGCAAACCAATATGATATTAACACTGTATTGACATATACATGCAACAGTGGTTATCGACTGGATAACAGTGCAACAGCAACATGTCAAGCTAGTGGACAATTTACAACATTAACTGCTGTTTGCACAAAAG TTTGTTCAACACCACCTACACTGGCCAATGGAGATTTTACTGTGAAGAATAATGCAAACCAATATGATATCAACACTGTATTAACATATACATGCAACAGTGGTTATCGACTGGATAACAGTGCAACAGTAACATGCCAAGCTAGTGGACAATTTACTTCGCTTGCAGCTGTTTGTACTAAAG TTTGTTCAACACCACCTACACTGGCCAATGGAGATTTTACTGTGAAGAATAATGCAAACCAATATGATATCAACACTGTATTAACATATACATGCAACAGTGGTTATCGACTGGATAACAGTGCCACAATTACATGTCAAGCTAGTGGACAATTTACTTCGTTGGCAGCTACTTGTACCAGAG TATGTTCAACACCACCCACACTGGCCAATGGAGATTTTACTGTGAAGGCAAACCAATATGATATTAACACTGTATTAACATATACATGCAACAGTGGTTATCGACTGGATAACAGTGCAACAGTAACATGTCAAGCTAGTGGACAATTTACTTCACTTGCAGCTACTTGTACTAAAG TTTGTTCAACACCACCTACACTGGCCAATGGAGATTTTACTGTGAAGAATAATGCAAACCAATATGATATCAACACTGTATTAACATATACATGCAACAGTGGTTATCGACTGGATAACAGTGCAACAGTAACATGTCAAGCTAGTGGACAATTTACCTCGCTTGCAGCTACTTGTACTAAAG tttgtacAACACCACCTACACTGGCCAATGGAGATTTTACTGTAAAGAATAATGCAAACCAATATGATATCAACACTGTATTAACATATACATGCAACAGTGGTTATCGACTGGATAACAGTGCAACAGTAACATGTCAAGCTAGTGGACAATTTACTTCACTTGCAGCTACTTGTACCAGAG TTTGTTTAACACCACCTACACTGGCCAATGGAGATTTTACTGTGAAGAATAATGCAAACCAATATGATATCAACACTGTATTAACATATACATGCAACAGTGGTTATCGACTGGATAACAGTGCAACAGTAACATGTCAAGCTAGTGGGCAATTTACTGCTTTAACTGCTGTTTGTACAAgag TTTGTTCAACACCACCTACACTGGCCAATGGAGATTTTACTGTGAAGAATAATGCAAACCAATATGATATCAACACTGTATTAACATATACATGCAACAGTGGTTATCGACTGGATAACAGTGCAACAATAACATGTCAAGCTAGTGGACAATTTACTGCTTTTACTGCTGTCTGCACTAAAG TTTGTACAACACCACCTACACTGGCCAATGGGGATTTTACTGTGAAGAATAATGCAAACCAATATGATATCAACACTGTATTAACATATACATGCAACAGTGGTTATCGACTGGATAACAGTGCAACAGTAACATGTCAAGCTAGTGGACAATTTACTTCACTTGCAGCTGTTTGTACATTAA tttgtgGTGAACCACCTATACCAGCCAATGGAGTTTACGCTGTTGTTAAAACTCCCCCAATATTCAACATTGGAGACCAGATATCTTACTCATGTAACAACGGATTCATCTTGCAAGGCACAAGAGTAAATACATGCTTTGAACACTGGTTTGTTTGA